A single window of Flavobacterium aestivum DNA harbors:
- a CDS encoding helicase HerA-like domain-containing protein, translating to MSKKDDFIQHIKDGYLSKGDSITLGGAILDGEPLADTFVKIPLKTLNRHGLIAGATGTGKTKTIQVLSEQLSSFGIPVLMMDIKGDFSGVAKEGEEKDFIKERHAKLNIPYSLSSFPVELMTLSKQDGVRLRSTVSEFGPVLFSRILDLNDTQAGVVSIIFKYCDDNKMPLLDLKDIKKIINYITDEGKDEIEESYGKISTSTTGTILRKIIELEQQGADLFFGELSFEIDDLMRLDENGKGYINIIRLTDIQDKPKLFSTFMLSLLAEIYQQMPEKGDADQPELVIFIDEAHLIFNEASKALLEQIESIVKLIRSKGIGIYFVTQNPMDIPSGVLAQLGLKIQHALRAFTANDRQAIKQSADNYPTSEYYKTDEVLTSLGIGEALVTALSEKGIPTPLVATMMRAPMSRMDVLTENEIQEINSKSKLVKKYEEVIDRESAYEMLNKKIESAQEQAVDTQEKKQNSNEPSTASVVTKSVLKVVTSATFIRGAFGILSKMFKK from the coding sequence ATGAGCAAAAAAGATGATTTTATTCAGCACATAAAAGACGGCTATTTATCGAAAGGAGATAGCATTACATTGGGCGGAGCTATACTTGACGGAGAACCACTGGCTGATACCTTTGTAAAAATCCCTCTAAAAACATTAAATAGACATGGACTAATTGCTGGTGCTACCGGAACTGGTAAAACAAAAACGATTCAAGTTCTTTCAGAACAGCTTTCCTCTTTTGGGATTCCTGTTTTAATGATGGATATAAAAGGTGACTTTAGTGGTGTTGCTAAAGAGGGGGAAGAAAAAGATTTTATAAAAGAACGTCATGCTAAATTAAACATCCCCTACTCTCTTTCGAGTTTTCCTGTAGAACTAATGACTCTATCAAAACAAGATGGTGTTCGACTTCGTTCAACGGTCTCAGAATTTGGTCCCGTTTTATTTTCCAGAATATTAGATTTAAACGATACCCAGGCTGGAGTAGTTTCGATTATCTTTAAATATTGTGACGATAATAAAATGCCTTTATTGGATTTAAAAGATATAAAAAAGATAATTAACTACATTACTGACGAGGGTAAAGATGAAATTGAAGAAAGTTATGGTAAAATATCAACTTCGACCACAGGTACTATTTTAAGAAAAATAATCGAGCTTGAACAACAGGGTGCTGATTTGTTTTTTGGTGAACTGTCTTTTGAAATAGATGACCTTATGCGTCTTGATGAAAACGGAAAAGGATACATTAATATTATACGATTAACTGACATCCAAGACAAGCCTAAATTATTCTCGACTTTCATGCTAAGTTTATTAGCTGAAATATACCAGCAAATGCCTGAAAAGGGTGATGCCGATCAGCCCGAATTGGTTATTTTTATAGACGAAGCTCATTTAATATTCAATGAAGCCAGTAAAGCATTATTAGAACAAATAGAAAGCATTGTAAAACTGATTCGTTCAAAAGGGATTGGCATTTATTTTGTAACTCAAAATCCTATGGATATTCCAAGTGGTGTATTGGCGCAACTTGGATTAAAAATACAACATGCCTTAAGAGCTTTTACTGCTAATGACAGACAAGCTATAAAACAATCTGCTGATAACTATCCAACTTCCGAGTATTATAAAACGGATGAAGTATTAACCAGCTTAGGAATTGGCGAAGCATTAGTAACTGCCCTTAGTGAAAAAGGAATTCCAACACCCCTAGTTGCCACTATGATGCGAGCCCCAATGAGTCGAATGGATGTTCTGACCGAAAATGAGATCCAAGAAATCAATTCTAAATCTAAACTAGTAAAAAAATACGAAGAAGTTATCGATCGCGAAAGTGCTTATGAAATGCTCAATAAAAAAATCGAGTCAGCACAAGAGCAAGCTGTCGATACGCAAGAAAAAAAACAAAACAGTAATGAACCTAGTACAGCAAGTGTAGTTACTAAATCCGTTTTGAAAGTTGTAACAAGTGCTACCTTTATAAGAGGTGCCTTTGGAATATTATCTAAAATGTTCAAAAAATAA
- a CDS encoding YybH family protein translates to MKNTIKTILLFFTLYITLYSCSPKTETANLTYVKLQIVKTEKDFEKTVAEKGIAEGFYQFADSNAVIKRERDTLIIGKKNIKNYYLNPRYLNATVTWSPDAVTISDGGDMASTYGKYAWTSKDVSGKEQISKGVFHTVWKKQKDGSWKYIWD, encoded by the coding sequence ATGAAAAACACAATCAAAACAATTCTATTATTCTTTACATTATATATTACATTATATAGTTGCAGTCCAAAAACAGAAACCGCAAACTTGACTTACGTTAAACTACAAATCGTTAAAACCGAAAAAGATTTCGAGAAAACGGTTGCCGAAAAAGGTATAGCTGAAGGTTTTTATCAATTTGCCGACTCTAATGCAGTTATCAAAAGAGAGCGTGACACTTTAATAATAGGTAAAAAGAATATTAAAAATTATTATTTAAATCCGAGGTACCTAAACGCAACCGTAACTTGGTCTCCCGATGCTGTAACTATTTCTGATGGAGGAGACATGGCTTCTACCTATGGCAAATATGCTTGGACATCAAAAGATGTCTCTGGGAAAGAACAAATTTCTAAAGGAGTTTTTCATACTGTATGGAAAAAACAAAAAGATGGTTCTTGGAAATACATTTGGGATTAA
- a CDS encoding flavin reductase family protein, with translation MKHISKEIISQMRRVEKLNLINSCTGFKSANLIATKSIEGDTNITVFSNVTYLGSSPSLIGFVVHPASISTDTYKYIMETGFFTVNHITVDMITDAHHTSINYKTEISEFDKSNLEEEYKDGINIPFVKGSPVQLYCKFVNEYTIKENNTIHIIASIEHVFYDEDLEHKDGWLQLDKGNIVALDGVDGYFSPKLIDRFQYTNQDIQMKHIDKEKK, from the coding sequence ATGAAACATATTTCAAAAGAAATCATTTCCCAAATGAGGAGGGTTGAAAAATTGAATTTAATTAATTCATGTACCGGATTTAAATCAGCCAATTTAATAGCTACTAAATCTATTGAAGGCGATACCAACATTACTGTTTTTAGTAATGTTACCTATTTAGGGAGCAGTCCATCATTGATAGGATTTGTTGTTCATCCAGCCTCTATTTCTACAGACACTTATAAATATATTATGGAAACCGGTTTTTTTACGGTTAACCATATTACTGTAGATATGATTACTGATGCTCATCATACTTCTATCAATTATAAAACCGAAATCTCTGAATTTGACAAAAGCAATCTAGAAGAAGAATATAAAGACGGTATTAATATTCCCTTTGTAAAAGGAAGTCCCGTACAACTTTATTGCAAATTTGTGAATGAATATACTATCAAAGAAAATAATACTATACATATTATAGCTTCTATTGAGCATGTCTTTTATGATGAAGACCTAGAACACAAAGATGGTTGGCTACAACTAGACAAAGGAAATATTGTCGCGTTGGATGGTGTTGATGGTTATTTTTCACCCAAACTAATAGATCGTTTTCAATATACCAACCAAGATATTCAAATGAAACACATCGACAAAGAAAAGAAATAA
- the kynU gene encoding kynureninase yields the protein MDFKNTLEFAQQLDAQDHLHKYQEEFIFPKVNDKKVIYFTGNSLGLQPKRTKKYVDEVMNDWANLAVEGHFYAEKPWWDYQERFANPLSKLVGALPSEITVMNTLTVNLHLLMVSFYKPTAKRYKIICEEKAFPSDQYMFQSQVHFHGYKTEDAIVEIKRREGEHNIRLEDVLAKIEEIGEELALVLIGGVNYYTGQVFDMKTITEAGHKQGAYVGWDLAHAAGNIKLELHDWNVDFAAWCSYKYMNSGPGNASGCFVHEKHHQNKELPRFAGWWGHNKERRFKMEPVFDPVQGAGGWQVSNLPILSLAPYLASVEMFDEIGMDQLIEKRNKITSYLEFILNEISKEVQGSFEIITPTNPSERACQLSVFLHGEGRSLFDYLMKNGVITDWREPNVIRLAPVPLYTSYEDMFHFGQILKTGILKK from the coding sequence ATGGATTTCAAAAACACATTAGAATTTGCTCAGCAACTCGATGCACAAGATCATTTACATAAATACCAAGAAGAATTTATATTTCCAAAAGTCAATGACAAAAAGGTAATTTATTTTACAGGTAACTCTTTAGGATTGCAACCCAAAAGAACTAAAAAGTATGTTGATGAAGTAATGAATGATTGGGCAAATCTTGCCGTTGAGGGACATTTTTATGCCGAAAAGCCATGGTGGGATTATCAGGAACGTTTTGCTAACCCATTAAGTAAATTGGTTGGTGCTTTGCCATCTGAAATCACCGTAATGAACACATTAACTGTGAATCTTCATTTGTTAATGGTTTCATTTTATAAGCCAACTGCAAAACGTTACAAAATCATTTGCGAAGAAAAAGCATTTCCTTCCGATCAATATATGTTTCAAAGTCAAGTACATTTTCATGGCTACAAAACAGAAGATGCTATCGTAGAAATCAAGCGTCGTGAAGGCGAACATAACATCCGATTGGAAGATGTATTGGCAAAAATTGAAGAAATTGGGGAGGAGTTGGCATTAGTTTTAATTGGAGGTGTCAATTATTACACAGGTCAGGTTTTTGATATGAAAACTATTACCGAAGCGGGACACAAACAAGGAGCTTATGTTGGTTGGGATTTGGCTCACGCTGCCGGAAATATTAAATTAGAATTACACGATTGGAATGTTGATTTTGCAGCATGGTGTAGTTATAAATATATGAACTCAGGACCAGGAAATGCTTCGGGATGTTTTGTTCATGAAAAGCATCACCAAAATAAAGAGTTGCCTCGATTTGCTGGCTGGTGGGGACATAATAAAGAACGCCGATTCAAGATGGAACCCGTTTTTGATCCTGTTCAAGGAGCAGGAGGTTGGCAAGTAAGTAATTTGCCAATACTTTCATTAGCACCTTATTTGGCTTCTGTAGAAATGTTTGACGAAATTGGAATGGATCAATTAATTGAAAAGAGAAATAAAATCACTTCTTATTTAGAGTTTATCCTGAACGAAATAAGCAAAGAAGTTCAAGGTTCATTTGAAATTATTACTCCAACAAATCCATCAGAAAGAGCATGTCAATTATCCGTTTTTCTTCACGGAGAAGGACGCAGTTTATTTGATTATTTAATGAAAAATGGTGTAATTACAGATTGGCGCGAACCAAATGTAATTAGATTAGCGCCTGTTCCTTTGTATACGTCATATGAAGATATGTTTCACTTCGGACAGATTTTAAAAACAGGAATATTAAAGAAATAA
- the queA gene encoding tRNA preQ1(34) S-adenosylmethionine ribosyltransferase-isomerase QueA: protein MKLSHFNFNLPKELLAEYPAENRDESRLMVIDRKKQTIEHKMFKDVIDYFDDGDVLILNNTKVFPARLYGNKEKTGARIEVFLLRELNAEQRLWDVLVDPARKIRIGNKLYFGDDDSLVAEVIDNTTSRGRTLRFLYDGSYEEFRNKLTELGETPIPKYISRDVTPEDAERYQTIYAKEEGAVAAPTAGLHFSKHLLKRLEIKGVKFAEVTLHVGLGTFNPVEVEDLSKHKMDSEELKITQEACDIVNAAKAAKKRICTVGTTSMRAVESSVSSQNTLNPYDGWTNKFVFPPHDFAIPTCMITNFHTPKSTLLMMVSAFCGHDLMKRAYEEAIKEGYKFYSYGDAMLII, encoded by the coding sequence ATGAAATTATCTCACTTTAACTTCAATTTACCAAAAGAACTTCTTGCAGAATACCCAGCAGAAAATAGGGATGAGTCTCGTTTGATGGTTATTGACCGTAAAAAACAAACAATAGAGCACAAAATGTTTAAGGACGTTATCGATTATTTTGATGATGGTGATGTTTTAATCTTGAATAATACCAAAGTTTTTCCAGCCCGTTTATACGGAAATAAAGAAAAAACAGGAGCAAGAATCGAAGTGTTTTTACTTAGAGAGTTAAACGCGGAACAAAGACTTTGGGACGTTTTAGTAGACCCAGCACGTAAAATCAGAATTGGTAATAAATTATACTTCGGAGATGATGATTCATTAGTAGCTGAGGTAATTGATAATACTACATCTCGCGGAAGAACATTACGTTTTCTTTATGATGGATCTTATGAAGAATTCAGAAATAAATTAACAGAACTAGGAGAAACTCCTATTCCTAAATACATCAGTCGTGATGTAACTCCAGAAGATGCAGAGCGTTACCAAACAATTTATGCAAAAGAAGAAGGAGCTGTAGCTGCGCCAACTGCAGGTTTGCACTTTTCTAAGCATTTGTTGAAAAGATTAGAAATCAAAGGAGTTAAATTTGCTGAAGTAACACTTCACGTTGGTTTAGGAACTTTCAATCCAGTAGAGGTTGAAGATTTGTCTAAGCACAAAATGGATTCTGAAGAATTAAAAATCACTCAAGAAGCTTGTGATATTGTAAATGCTGCCAAAGCTGCCAAAAAAAGAATCTGTACCGTAGGAACTACATCTATGCGTGCTGTAGAGAGTTCAGTTTCTTCACAAAACACACTGAATCCTTATGATGGTTGGACGAATAAATTTGTTTTTCCTCCTCATGATTTCGCTATTCCAACTTGTATGATTACCAACTTCCATACTCCAAAATCAACTTTGTTAATGATGGTTTCTGCTTTCTGCGGACATGATTTAATGAAGAGAGCATATGAAGAAGCAATCAAAGAAGGATACAAATTCTACTCTTACGGAGATGCAATGTTAATTATCTAA